Proteins from a genomic interval of Methanoplanus endosymbiosus:
- a CDS encoding type II toxin-antitoxin system HicA family toxin: MKLSPKSPEKVCRAIERLGFINIRIKGSHYFFRHPDGRTTVVPYHKGEDISVGLIAKIIKDCEVSKEEFYELL; encoded by the coding sequence ATGAAGCTGTCTCCAAAATCTCCGGAAAAAGTCTGCAGGGCAATTGAGAGGCTTGGATTTATAAATATAAGAATAAAAGGAAGTCATTATTTTTTCAGGCATCCGGATGGAAGAACAACTGTTGTACCTTACCATAAAGGAGAAGATATCTCTGTTGGTCTCATTGCAAAAATAATCAAAGACTGTGAAGTTTCAAAAGAAGAATTCTATGAGTTGTTATGA
- a CDS encoding Fic family protein, whose product MAKKPAVIKNIPELRRRFYKSARHKESLLDLIAEAEVAEQVYNSNAIENSTLTFEETDKILLEIDPGRYISVREHFEAVNLAEVIRYINQNAGNEELNPEIVLKLHEMLLSDIRDDIKGRFRKTGEWVRVGGHIGLDPDQIMTAIEEMFAHYYAASEENIIRRIAKLHLTFEYIHPFIDGNGRIGRVIINYLLIREGYVPITITFTDRSLYYDAFEEFEKSGKTSVMEAIIGRALTNSFHKRLAYLKGMEIVSLREYSRRFNISHSNLINKAHRQTIPAFLEKGKWKIGIPAPVH is encoded by the coding sequence ATGGCAAAAAAACCGGCTGTAATCAAAAATATTCCGGAACTAAGAAGGCGGTTCTATAAATCAGCAAGACATAAAGAATCTTTACTCGACCTCATAGCTGAAGCCGAAGTTGCAGAACAGGTTTACAACTCCAATGCCATTGAGAACAGCACTCTCACATTTGAAGAAACTGACAAAATACTCCTTGAGATAGATCCCGGCAGATACATTTCAGTCCGGGAGCATTTCGAGGCAGTAAACCTTGCAGAAGTTATCAGATATATCAACCAAAATGCCGGAAATGAAGAGTTAAACCCCGAAATCGTCCTGAAACTTCATGAAATGCTTCTGTCAGACATCCGTGATGACATTAAGGGAAGATTCCGTAAAACCGGGGAATGGGTGCGTGTCGGAGGTCATATCGGACTTGACCCGGACCAGATAATGACTGCCATAGAAGAGATGTTTGCACACTATTACGCAGCATCTGAAGAAAATATCATCAGAAGAATAGCCAAACTTCACTTAACCTTTGAATACATCCACCCATTCATTGACGGAAACGGACGTATCGGAAGAGTAATTATCAATTACCTCCTGATTCGCGAAGGATATGTTCCAATAACCATCACATTCACTGACAGAAGCCTCTACTATGACGCATTTGAGGAGTTTGAAAAATCCGGAAAGACTTCAGTAATGGAAGCAATAATCGGAAGGGCTCTTACAAACAGCTTCCATAAACGGCTTGCATATCTAAAAGGAATGGAGATTGTAAGCCTTCGGGAATACAGCCGGAGATTTAACATATCCCACTCAAACCTAATCAACAAAGCACACAGGCAGACAATTCCGGCATTTTTGGAAAAAGGAAAGTGGAAGATCGGAATTCCGGCACCGGTTCATTGA
- a CDS encoding Fic family protein, translating into MAKKPAVIKNIPELRRRFYKSARHKESLLALIAEAEVTEQVYNSNAIENSTLTFEETDKILLEIDPGRYILVREHFEAVNLAEVIRYINENAKKEELTPEIVLKLHEMLLSDIRDDIKGRFRKTGEWVRVGGHIGLDPDQIMTAIEEMFAHYYATSEENIIRRIAKLHLTFEYIHPFIDGNGRIGRVIINYLLIREGYVPITITFTDRSLYYDAFEEFESSGKTSVMEAIIGKALTNSYHKRLTYLEGMEIVSLREYSRRFNISHSNLINKANRQTIPAFLEKGRWKIGIPAEKQK; encoded by the coding sequence ATGGCAAAAAAACCGGCTGTAATCAAAAATATTCCGGAACTAAGAAGGCGGTTCTATAAATCAGCAAGACATAAAGAATCCCTGCTTGCCCTCATAGCCGAAGCCGAGGTCACAGAACAGGTTTACAACTCCAATGCCATTGAGAACAGCACTCTCACATTTGAAGAAACTGACAAAATACTCCTTGAGATAGATCCCGGCAGATACATTTTGGTCAGGGAGCATTTCGAGGCAGTAAATCTTGCAGAAGTTATCAGATATATCAATGAAAACGCCAAAAAGGAAGAACTCACCCCGGAAATCGTCCTGAAACTTCATGAAATGCTTCTGTCAGACATCCGTGATGACATTAAGGGAAGATTCCGTAAAACCGGGGAATGGGTGCGTGTCGGAGGTCATATCGGACTTGACCCGGACCAGATAATGACTGCCATAGAAGAGATGTTTGCACACTATTACGCAACATCTGAAGAAAATATCATCAGAAGAATAGCCAAACTTCACCTAACCTTTGAATACATCCATCCCTTCATTGACGGAAACGGGCGTATCGGAAGAGTAATAATCAATTACCTCCTGATTCGCGAGGGATATGTTCCAATAACCATTACATTCACTGACAGAAGTCTCTACTATGACGCATTTGAAGAGTTTGAAAGTTCAGGAAAAACTTCAGTGATGGAAGCAATAATCGGAAAGGCACTCACAAACAGCTACCATAAACGGCTCACATATCTTGAAGGAATGGAGATTGTAAGCCTTCGGGAATACAGCCGGAGATTTAACATATCCCACTCAAACCTAATCAACAAGGCAAACAGGCAGACAATTCCGGCATTCCTCGAAAAAGGCAGGTGGAAGATCGGAATTCCGGCTGAAAAACAGAAATAA
- a CDS encoding type II toxin-antitoxin system HicB family antitoxin, with the protein MSGNQKKTLRFTVIIERDEDGIYIAEVPQLKGCHTQAKDLNTLIDRIREAVELCIDEDDAISPLEFIGLQQIEITV; encoded by the coding sequence ATGTCCGGCAACCAGAAAAAAACCCTTAGATTTACTGTAATTATAGAAAGGGATGAAGATGGCATATATATAGCGGAAGTACCGCAGCTAAAGGGATGCCATACTCAGGCTAAAGATCTAAACACTCTCATTGACCGAATCAGAGAAGCTGTGGAACTTTGTATTGATGAGGATGATGCAATCAGTCCACTGGAATTTATTGGGCTTCAGCAAATCGAAATAACAGTATGA
- the hsdR gene encoding EcoAI/FtnUII family type I restriction enzme subunit R: MSEREICTKFITPAIINSGWELKTQIREEVNLTKGQVLVSSGRTKRGKRKFADYVLYKKPNIPLAIVEAKDNKHTIGSGMQQALEYASMIDVPFSFSSNGDGFLMHDSTPDASVIERELKPDEFPSPEELWEKYRLMKGFDSRKSDLFTQDYYSDGSGKSPRYYQVKAINNTIEAISKGQNRILLVMATGTGKTYTAFQIIWRLWRSKAKKRILFLADRNILVDQAKTNDFRPFENAMTKVQNRKVDKSYEVYLSLYQAVTGDEERKKIFKQFSPDFFDLIVIDECHRGSASEDSAWREILEYFSSATQIGLTATPKETKYVSNIDYFGKPVFVYSLKQGIEDGFLAPFRVIRIDLDKDLAGWRPEYGRTDRYGNLIEDRIYNQKDFDRELILEKRTELVSGKITDFLRENDPYGKTIVFCENIDHAERMRQAIVNKMPEFVRDNHRYVMRITGDSEEGKLELDNFIMPDCRYPVIATTSKLLTTGVDVQTCRLIVIDKRIESMTEFKQIVGRGTRINEEYGKYFFTIMDFRKATEHFSDPDWDGPSLQDDDYEGGGPGRREQGEEGEGMVRYVVDDVGVSVVAERVQYYGQDGRLITESLKDYTRKTVAGQYSSLDEFLSRWSEAGKKTAIVDELEEHGVLFDALREEVGKEYDPFDLICHVVYDRPPLSRKERAESVRKRSYFEKYGAKAGEVLDAILKKYSDEGLCDLESIEILKVDPISSIGTPVEIINGIFGGREKYISAIRGLEKCLYGAEC; this comes from the coding sequence ATGAGTGAGAGGGAGATCTGCACTAAATTCATTACTCCCGCCATTATTAATTCCGGCTGGGAACTAAAGACACAGATCAGGGAAGAGGTAAATCTCACCAAAGGGCAGGTTTTGGTGAGCAGTGGCAGAACAAAGAGAGGTAAGAGAAAGTTTGCCGATTATGTCCTCTATAAAAAACCCAATATTCCGCTTGCGATAGTGGAAGCCAAAGACAATAAACATACCATAGGTTCCGGTATGCAGCAGGCGCTTGAATATGCTTCAATGATAGATGTGCCTTTCTCATTTTCGTCCAATGGTGACGGATTTTTAATGCATGACTCAACTCCGGACGCTTCTGTGATTGAGAGGGAATTAAAACCGGATGAATTCCCTTCTCCTGAGGAATTATGGGAGAAGTACAGACTGATGAAAGGGTTTGACAGCCGGAAATCTGACCTTTTCACCCAGGATTATTACTCAGACGGTTCAGGCAAATCTCCGAGATATTATCAGGTTAAGGCAATCAACAACACAATAGAAGCCATCTCCAAAGGGCAAAACCGCATACTGCTTGTAATGGCAACCGGAACAGGGAAGACCTATACTGCTTTTCAGATAATCTGGAGATTGTGGAGATCAAAGGCAAAGAAGAGGATTCTCTTTCTGGCTGACAGAAATATCCTTGTGGATCAGGCTAAAACAAACGATTTCAGGCCGTTTGAAAATGCAATGACAAAGGTTCAGAACCGGAAGGTGGACAAGAGTTATGAGGTTTATTTATCTCTGTACCAGGCAGTTACCGGAGATGAAGAGAGAAAGAAGATATTTAAACAGTTTTCCCCGGATTTTTTTGACCTGATTGTTATAGATGAATGCCACAGAGGATCTGCATCAGAGGATTCGGCATGGAGGGAGATACTTGAATATTTCAGTTCAGCAACCCAGATTGGCCTTACTGCCACTCCGAAAGAGACAAAATATGTATCAAATATTGATTATTTTGGAAAACCTGTCTTTGTCTATTCGTTAAAGCAGGGAATTGAGGACGGATTTCTTGCACCTTTCCGGGTTATAAGAATTGATCTCGATAAGGACCTTGCAGGCTGGAGACCGGAATACGGCAGGACTGACAGGTACGGAAACCTGATTGAGGACCGGATATATAACCAGAAGGACTTTGACCGGGAACTGATCCTTGAGAAGAGGACAGAACTTGTATCCGGAAAGATTACCGATTTTTTAAGAGAGAATGATCCTTACGGCAAGACGATTGTATTCTGTGAGAATATCGATCACGCCGAGAGGATGAGGCAGGCGATTGTGAATAAGATGCCGGAATTTGTCAGGGACAATCACAGATATGTTATGAGAATCACAGGTGATTCTGAAGAGGGAAAACTTGAGCTTGACAATTTCATAATGCCCGACTGCCGGTATCCGGTGATTGCAACCACGTCAAAACTGCTGACAACAGGGGTTGATGTCCAGACCTGCAGACTCATTGTTATTGACAAGCGAATTGAGTCTATGACGGAGTTTAAGCAGATTGTGGGCAGGGGAACGAGGATCAATGAGGAGTATGGGAAGTACTTCTTCACCATCATGGACTTTCGGAAAGCAACTGAGCATTTCTCTGATCCGGACTGGGACGGCCCATCACTTCAGGATGATGACTATGAGGGAGGCGGGCCTGGCAGGAGAGAACAGGGAGAAGAAGGTGAAGGTATGGTCCGTTATGTTGTGGATGACGTTGGTGTTTCGGTTGTCGCCGAGCGTGTGCAGTATTACGGTCAGGACGGACGGCTGATTACCGAATCTTTGAAGGACTACACCAGAAAAACTGTTGCCGGGCAGTACAGTTCACTTGATGAATTTCTGAGCAGATGGAGTGAGGCCGGGAAGAAGACGGCAATTGTTGACGAACTTGAAGAGCATGGGGTATTGTTTGATGCACTCCGCGAAGAGGTCGGAAAGGAGTATGACCCCTTTGATCTCATCTGCCATGTGGTATATGACAGGCCACCGCTTTCAAGGAAGGAGAGGGCTGAAAGTGTCAGAAAGAGGTCTTACTTTGAGAAATACGGAGCAAAGGCAGGGGAAGTTCTTGACGCTATTTTAAAGAAATATTCAGATGAAGGACTCTGTGATCTTGAGAGCATTGAGATTTTAAAGGTCGATCCGATCAGCAGTATCGGAACTCCGGTTGAGATTATAAACGGAATTTTTGGCGGCAGGGAGAAGTACATCTCTGCCATCCGCGGGCTTGAAAAATGCCTTTACGGAGCGGAATGTTAA
- a CDS encoding IS1096 element passenger TnpR family protein, with product MTEKKVFVFKIAFKVRKSFWRRIEIRGDQTLGEFDRVIRTAFGLDMDHLSQFYPGKIRDSCGYGYIEPGGYGEGADPEINELGLDTGDTIEYVYDFGANVQHTITLEEVKDAEEGKEYPEITGKSKRRNHYCQSCKKENKKTVAVWICVDCTDMEGKMVYICDKCREKYHGDHYAEEIIY from the coding sequence ATGACTGAAAAAAAAGTATTTGTATTTAAAATCGCTTTTAAGGTCCGGAAAAGCTTCTGGAGGCGTATTGAAATAAGAGGGGATCAGACGCTTGGTGAATTTGACAGAGTGATACGCACAGCATTCGGGCTTGATATGGATCATCTGAGTCAGTTTTATCCCGGAAAAATCAGGGATTCCTGTGGGTATGGATATATTGAGCCTGGTGGATATGGTGAAGGAGCAGATCCGGAGATCAATGAACTTGGCCTTGATACAGGTGACACGATTGAATATGTCTATGATTTTGGAGCGAATGTCCAGCATACAATAACGCTTGAAGAGGTAAAGGATGCTGAAGAAGGTAAGGAATATCCTGAAATAACAGGGAAGAGCAAAAGGAGAAATCATTACTGTCAGTCCTGTAAAAAAGAGAACAAAAAAACGGTTGCAGTCTGGATATGTGTTGACTGCACAGATATGGAAGGGAAGATGGTTTACATCTGTGATAAATGCCGCGAGAAATATCACGGGGATCACTATGCCGAAGAGATTATTTATTGA
- a CDS encoding type II toxin-antitoxin system HicB family antitoxin codes for MSGDQKKTHRFTVIIERDEDGIYIAEVPQLRGCHTQAKDLNTLIDRIREAVKLCIDEDDAISPLEFIGLQQIEITV; via the coding sequence ATGTCCGGCGACCAGAAGAAAACCCATAGATTTACTGTAATTATAGAAAGGGATGAAGATGGCATATATATAGCGGAAGTACCGCAGCTAAGGGGATGCCATACTCAGGCTAAAGATCTAAACACTCTCATTGACCGAATCAGAGAAGCTGTAAAACTTTGTATTGATGAGGATGATGCAATCAGTCCACTGGAATTTATCGGGCTTCAGCAAATCGAAATAACAGTATGA
- a CDS encoding type I restriction-modification system subunit M, with protein MSVSTTIKSIQDIMRKDAGVDGDAQRISQLGWMLFLKIFDDRETEHELMNPEYKSPIPEELRWKNWAADPEGITGDELLDFINNKLFLELKNLTVPETGGSMEYVIRSVFEDSFNYMKHGTLIRQVINVIEAGIDFNKKKERHLFGDIYEKILKDLQSAGNSGEYYTPRAVTQFMVDQAGPKLGEKVYDPACGTGGFLTSVIDLMRKDVRSVSDEELLQEKIFGTEKKQLPHLLCTTNMILHGIDIPDNIKRGNSLARPLRDYSSADKVDVVVTNPPFGGMEEDGIESNFPKAFQTRETADLFLVMIMHILRDGGRCAIVLPDGFLFGEGVKTRIKEKLISEFNLHTIVRLPNGVFNPYTGIKTNLLFFTKGEPTKDVWFYEHPYPEGCKSYNKTRPIRIEEFDTEKKWWNNRNETEQSWRVPVADIIKGNYNLDIKNPNVLVVENGNPEEILAQYQSAKSSADEIRAELLSELKSALEK; from the coding sequence ATGTCAGTCTCCACGACAATAAAATCAATACAGGATATAATGCGAAAGGATGCCGGTGTTGACGGCGATGCACAGAGAATAAGTCAGCTTGGATGGATGCTCTTCCTGAAGATCTTTGATGACCGGGAAACCGAGCACGAACTGATGAATCCGGAGTACAAATCCCCGATTCCGGAGGAACTCCGGTGGAAAAACTGGGCGGCAGATCCTGAGGGAATTACCGGGGACGAACTTCTTGATTTCATTAATAATAAGCTTTTTTTGGAGCTGAAAAATCTTACAGTTCCTGAGACGGGCGGCAGTATGGAGTATGTTATCCGGAGTGTCTTTGAGGACTCCTTCAATTATATGAAGCACGGGACACTCATCCGGCAGGTAATAAACGTCATTGAAGCCGGAATTGACTTTAACAAAAAGAAGGAGAGGCATCTCTTCGGGGACATCTACGAGAAGATCCTGAAGGATTTGCAGTCTGCCGGAAATTCGGGTGAGTACTATACTCCACGTGCCGTTACTCAGTTTATGGTGGATCAGGCAGGGCCAAAGCTTGGTGAGAAGGTCTATGATCCGGCATGCGGTACTGGCGGATTTTTAACGTCAGTTATTGATCTTATGAGAAAGGACGTCAGATCTGTCAGTGATGAAGAGTTGTTGCAGGAGAAGATCTTTGGAACGGAGAAGAAGCAGCTGCCCCATCTTCTCTGCACCACAAATATGATCCTGCACGGGATTGATATTCCGGATAACATCAAACGCGGCAACTCCCTCGCCCGTCCGCTTCGTGATTACTCATCGGCAGATAAGGTTGATGTGGTTGTGACAAATCCACCTTTCGGCGGAATGGAAGAGGACGGAATTGAGAGTAATTTTCCAAAGGCTTTTCAGACCCGTGAGACGGCTGATCTCTTCCTCGTTATGATTATGCACATTTTAAGGGACGGGGGCAGGTGTGCAATTGTTCTTCCGGACGGATTTTTATTTGGTGAGGGTGTTAAGACAAGGATTAAGGAGAAGCTCATCTCTGAATTTAATCTTCACACAATTGTCCGGCTTCCTAACGGAGTTTTCAATCCATATACCGGAATTAAGACAAACCTGCTCTTCTTTACGAAGGGTGAGCCTACAAAGGATGTCTGGTTTTATGAGCATCCGTACCCTGAAGGCTGCAAGTCATACAATAAGACCAGACCTATCAGGATTGAGGAGTTTGATACAGAGAAGAAGTGGTGGAATAACCGGAACGAGACTGAACAGTCGTGGCGTGTGCCGGTTGCCGATATAATTAAGGGCAATTACAATCTGGACATCAAAAACCCGAATGTTTTGGTGGTTGAGAACGGAAATCCGGAGGAGATTTTAGCACAGTACCAGTCGGCAAAGTCTTCTGCCGATGAGATAAGGGCCGAACTGTTGTCTGAGCTTAAATCCGCCCTTGAGAAGTAA
- a CDS encoding RNA-binding domain-containing protein has product MNDKLRKIIRLPSETEWIEFKEAKKDFDFERLGRLFSALSNEANLNRKSKGCLIFGITDKPPRKVVGSDYRKSHPGLERLKVQVADHTNHRITFREVYEVEFDGKRVVIFEIPPATRGIPTTWKGRAYGRVHDSLEPLTLTKIERIRQQNAESDWSAEVCKEASIEDLDEEAIGFARAKFREKNPGIADEIDSWSEEEFLNRAKVCINGEITNAAVILLGKDVSDHLISPSVAQITWVLKDESGYERDYTHFGPPFILAVDKVYAKIRNLTYRHISGDSLFPTEVSQYDPYVIRETLNNCIAHQDYRKCARINVVENPDSLLFTNRGDFLPGSIEEVIRSTSPPELYRNRFLAAAMVSLNMIDTIGTGIKKIFMHQRERSFPMPDYDLSVSGSVKVTITGKILDERYTKMLVKRKDLTLFDVIALDKVQKGQSISGDEFKSLKSKKLIEGRRPNNLYISFDVAEKMDLKAEYIRNLSFDKAHFKFLIISYLENFDHASRSEIDRLLWDKVSDTMDDEQKKSFIKNLLQEMRKEGIIKRDGSFKTGQWRLTNSSNRKVKY; this is encoded by the coding sequence ATGAATGACAAGTTAAGGAAGATTATCAGGCTTCCGTCTGAGACGGAATGGATCGAGTTTAAGGAGGCAAAGAAGGACTTTGACTTTGAGAGACTTGGCAGGCTATTTTCCGCACTTAGCAATGAGGCCAACCTGAACAGAAAATCCAAAGGCTGTCTTATCTTTGGAATAACTGATAAGCCTCCCCGTAAAGTTGTTGGTTCAGATTACAGAAAGTCCCATCCGGGACTTGAGAGGCTTAAGGTACAGGTTGCAGATCACACCAACCACCGGATAACGTTCAGGGAAGTATATGAAGTGGAGTTCGATGGAAAAAGAGTTGTCATCTTTGAAATTCCGCCTGCCACAAGAGGAATTCCGACAACATGGAAAGGAAGGGCATATGGACGGGTTCATGATTCCTTAGAACCTCTTACACTTACCAAGATTGAGAGAATCAGGCAGCAGAATGCTGAATCTGACTGGTCAGCAGAGGTCTGCAAAGAGGCATCCATTGAGGACCTCGATGAAGAGGCAATTGGATTTGCCAGAGCAAAATTCCGGGAGAAAAATCCCGGCATTGCAGATGAAATTGACAGCTGGAGCGAAGAGGAATTTCTGAACCGGGCAAAGGTCTGTATTAACGGGGAAATTACAAATGCTGCTGTCATTCTTCTTGGAAAAGATGTGTCAGACCACCTCATCTCTCCATCGGTCGCACAGATTACATGGGTTTTGAAGGATGAATCCGGGTATGAGAGGGATTACACCCATTTTGGACCGCCGTTTATTCTTGCTGTGGATAAGGTGTATGCAAAGATCAGGAATCTGACATACAGGCACATCTCCGGTGATTCTCTCTTTCCAACTGAAGTCAGCCAGTATGACCCTTATGTCATCCGTGAAACCCTAAACAACTGTATTGCCCATCAGGATTACAGGAAATGTGCAAGAATTAACGTTGTTGAAAATCCCGATTCCCTTCTGTTTACAAACAGGGGGGATTTTCTGCCCGGAAGTATAGAAGAGGTCATCAGGAGTACTTCACCTCCGGAATTATACAGAAACCGTTTCCTTGCCGCTGCTATGGTCAGTCTCAATATGATTGATACAATAGGGACGGGGATTAAGAAGATATTTATGCATCAGCGTGAGAGGTCTTTTCCTATGCCGGATTATGATCTGAGCGTTTCAGGGAGCGTTAAGGTCACAATTACCGGAAAAATCCTTGATGAGAGATATACAAAAATGCTTGTTAAGAGGAAGGATTTAACCCTGTTTGATGTTATTGCTCTTGATAAGGTTCAGAAGGGGCAGAGTATTTCCGGGGATGAATTTAAATCACTGAAGTCAAAAAAACTAATCGAAGGGAGGCGGCCAAATAACCTCTATATATCCTTTGATGTTGCAGAAAAAATGGATTTAAAGGCAGAATATATCAGGAACCTCTCTTTTGACAAGGCACATTTTAAATTTCTGATTATCTCCTATCTGGAAAACTTTGATCATGCATCCAGAAGTGAAATTGACAGACTGTTATGGGACAAAGTATCAGATACGATGGACGATGAACAAAAAAAGTCTTTCATTAAAAATCTCCTTCAGGAAATGCGGAAAGAAGGAATCATTAAAAGAGATGGTTCTTTCAAAACAGGCCAATGGAGGCTCACAAATTCTTCAAATCGCAAAGTAAAATACTAA
- a CDS encoding restriction endonuclease subunit S — protein sequence MKSKTDQMDKTDNGDSEDSKTMSSDILTENFDTITKANGGIKKLRELILQLAVQGKLVPQNPGDEPASILLEKIKEEKQNLIKTGQIKKQKPLPPIEENEVPYELPEGWIWTRLETILSEAQTGFACGKRDPEGIIQLRMNNVNTKGSFNWNKIIRVPKDYNNKIGFYLLREGDILFNNTNSIDLVGKSARFDYFEQPIVFSNHFTRLRVIEDTPNSSFITIWLNNLWSANVFKNLCNKWVNQSAINRDKLKNLTFPLPPLAEQHRIVERVDALMKLCDDLESRQESESENRRLLLLSVLKNLEDAGSEEEKQEAWEILSGRFDDLINSAEDVKELRKTVLQLAVQGRLVPQNPEDEPASVLLEKIKEEKQNLIRTGKIKKQKPLPPIDEEEVPYELPEGWTWTRLNEIVSKIGSGNTPRGGKSVYQNSGIPFIRSQNIWNEGLKLDNVAYIPEEIHSNMAGTFIKPRDILLNITGASIGRSCLIRDTFKEGNVSQHVSIIRSLNENTREYLHLTIISPYFQNEIMTKQVGISREGLSKRILESFAIPLPPLAEQHRIVERVDALMKLCDELEKRVVAREEAAERLLSSVCAGICG from the coding sequence ATGAAATCAAAGACAGATCAAATGGATAAAACAGACAACGGGGATAGTGAGGATAGCAAAACAATGTCATCAGACATCCTGACAGAGAACTTCGATACAATAACAAAAGCAAACGGCGGCATAAAAAAACTCCGTGAACTAATCCTTCAGCTTGCAGTGCAGGGTAAACTTGTCCCCCAAAACCCCGGTGACGAACCGGCATCCATCCTCCTCGAAAAAATCAAAGAAGAAAAGCAGAACCTCATAAAGACCGGCCAGATTAAGAAGCAAAAACCCCTACCCCCCATAGAAGAAAACGAAGTGCCATATGAGTTGCCGGAAGGATGGATCTGGACAAGGTTAGAAACGATTCTATCTGAAGCACAAACAGGTTTTGCATGTGGTAAGAGAGATCCTGAGGGTATTATTCAATTAAGGATGAATAATGTAAATACTAAAGGTAGTTTCAATTGGAATAAGATTATAAGGGTTCCTAAAGATTATAACAATAAAATTGGTTTTTATCTTTTAAGAGAGGGAGATATTTTATTCAATAATACAAACAGCATAGATTTAGTCGGGAAAAGTGCAAGATTTGATTATTTTGAGCAACCCATTGTATTTAGCAACCATTTCACAAGATTAAGAGTAATTGAAGATACGCCAAATTCATCATTCATAACTATCTGGCTTAATAATTTGTGGAGTGCCAATGTTTTTAAGAATTTATGTAATAAGTGGGTTAATCAAAGCGCAATTAACAGAGATAAACTTAAAAACTTAACATTCCCACTCCCACCACTCGCAGAACAGCACCGCATAGTTGAACGAGTAGATGCACTCATGAAACTCTGCGATGATCTTGAATCCCGGCAGGAGAGCGAATCAGAGAACAGAAGGCTTCTTCTGCTCTCTGTCCTTAAAAACCTCGAAGATGCCGGAAGCGAAGAGGAGAAGCAGGAGGCATGGGAGATACTCTCCGGCAGGTTTGACGATCTGATAAACTCCGCTGAGGATGTAAAGGAACTCAGAAAGACAGTCCTGCAGCTTGCAGTGCAGGGCCGCCTTGTGCCGCAGAACCCGGAAGACGAACCGGCATCCGTCCTCCTCGAAAAAATCAAAGAAGAAAAGCAGAACCTCATACGAACAGGCAAAATCAAGAAGCAAAAACCCCTCCCCCCCATAGACGAAGAAGAAGTGCCGTATGAGTTGCCGGAAGGATGGACCTGGACGAGACTAAATGAAATCGTTTCTAAAATTGGTTCAGGAAACACTCCAAGAGGAGGAAAATCCGTGTACCAAAATTCAGGAATACCATTTATCAGATCACAGAATATCTGGAACGAAGGTCTCAAACTGGACAATGTAGCTTACATCCCAGAAGAAATTCACAGTAACATGGCAGGGACCTTTATTAAACCAAGAGATATACTCCTAAATATCACAGGTGCCTCTATTGGAAGAAGTTGTTTAATTAGGGATACTTTCAAAGAGGGGAATGTTAGCCAGCATGTATCAATTATTAGATCTTTAAATGAGAATACACGAGAATATCTACACTTAACAATAATTTCTCCATACTTCCAAAACGAGATCATGACCAAGCAGGTTGGCATTTCAAGAGAAGGTTTGAGTAAAAGGATATTAGAATCATTTGCAATCCCACTCCCACCACTCGCAGAACAGCACAGAATAGTCGAGAGGGTGGATGCACTTATGAAACTCTGCGATGAACTGGAGAAGAGGGTTGTGGCACGGGAGGAGGCGGCAGAGAGGCTTTTGTCGTCAGTATGTGCCGGGATTTGCGGATGA
- a CDS encoding type II toxin-antitoxin system HicA family toxin: protein MTSRKNSKIQRALLKKGFEKVNTDHRVLIFYHDGKKTPVHTKVSHGNKEISDQLIGQMAKQVSLTKSQFENVVDCHLQQNDLIKIYSEKGIL, encoded by the coding sequence ATGACATCCCGAAAGAATTCCAAAATACAGAGAGCTCTTCTGAAAAAAGGTTTTGAAAAGGTAAATACAGATCATAGAGTACTGATTTTTTATCATGACGGTAAAAAAACTCCAGTTCATACGAAAGTAAGCCATGGAAATAAAGAGATCAGTGATCAGTTGATTGGTCAGATGGCAAAACAGGTTTCCCTGACGAAATCACAGTTTGAAAATGTTGTTGACTGCCATTTACAGCAAAATGATTTAATTAAAATATATTCTGAAAAAGGAATATTATAA